A window from Candidatus Omnitrophota bacterium encodes these proteins:
- a CDS encoding ASKHA domain-containing protein, which translates to MKEFNVNFILSRGFFIFKKPVAKSVRIAQGTDLLTAAIKAGVFLNASCGGEGLCGKCKVGIKDKTVLACQVIVDRDLVVNVPKESLEARESVKTSAEEFTKGIILKREKAYKHSPVVRKIYMKLQGPTDDDNLSDLERISKELASKMDGVHISAKLATVKFLGECLRDSDFAVTVTVGCREGQAEILSVEPGDTSAASYGFAFDIGTTTVAGQLIDLNTSEILGSRIAFNKQAAYGSDVITRIILASSAEGLEKMHQAVVSNMNEIIEDLARTRNINFTDIDAITCAGNMTMMHLFLKIDPSGIRRPPHIPASVTFQSMHPAEAGIEANPKGLMLFMPGVSTYIGGDIVAGVLACGIHDSDDLSLLADIGTNGEIVLGNKEWMIGASASAGPAFEGSGLSCGMKAVSGAIQKVDIDAGLNVRCGTIGGVRPLGICGSGYIDLLCRMLKRGIIDKAGRINKVMKSDRIRQGKTVTEFVVAFASETGTGKDIIIDNDDIENIKRSKGAIYSAIMALMAKVGKDIKDVKKIFIAGGFGNYLNIENAIAIGLLPDVPRDVYDFVGNSSLAGARMSLVSSSAFAETDKIYRNITYIDLSAEPSYMDEYVASLFFPHTDLWRFPSIRS; encoded by the coding sequence GTGAAAGAATTTAACGTAAATTTTATTCTCTCCCGCGGTTTTTTTATATTCAAGAAGCCGGTTGCTAAAAGTGTGCGAATAGCGCAGGGAACCGACCTTCTGACCGCGGCAATAAAAGCGGGTGTATTTTTAAACGCATCCTGCGGCGGCGAAGGCCTGTGCGGTAAATGTAAAGTCGGGATAAAAGACAAGACGGTGCTCGCGTGCCAGGTGATAGTCGACCGTGACCTTGTAGTAAATGTTCCCAAGGAATCGCTCGAGGCGCGCGAAAGTGTAAAGACGTCCGCGGAAGAGTTCACCAAAGGCATTATTTTAAAAAGGGAGAAGGCGTATAAGCATTCTCCGGTAGTCCGCAAGATATACATGAAACTACAGGGCCCGACCGATGACGATAATTTGAGCGACCTGGAGCGCATATCGAAGGAACTTGCCTCTAAGATGGACGGGGTGCACATCTCGGCGAAGCTGGCGACCGTCAAATTTCTCGGCGAGTGCCTGCGCGATAGCGATTTCGCGGTGACCGTTACCGTAGGCTGTAGAGAGGGGCAGGCCGAGATCCTCTCTGTAGAGCCGGGCGATACCAGCGCCGCAAGCTACGGGTTCGCGTTCGATATCGGCACGACGACGGTAGCGGGTCAGCTCATCGACCTTAACACATCCGAGATACTCGGTAGCCGCATAGCTTTCAATAAACAGGCCGCATATGGCAGTGACGTGATAACGCGGATAATATTGGCGTCGAGCGCTGAGGGGCTCGAGAAGATGCACCAGGCGGTTGTTTCGAACATGAACGAAATCATAGAAGATCTGGCGCGGACGCGCAATATCAATTTCACGGATATCGATGCCATAACGTGCGCGGGCAACATGACGATGATGCACCTTTTTCTAAAAATAGATCCGTCCGGCATCAGGCGGCCGCCGCATATCCCGGCTTCTGTCACGTTTCAGTCGATGCATCCGGCGGAAGCGGGTATTGAGGCGAACCCGAAAGGGCTAATGTTATTCATGCCCGGCGTCAGCACATACATAGGCGGCGATATAGTGGCGGGTGTTCTTGCCTGCGGGATACACGATTCCGACGATCTGTCGTTATTGGCGGACATAGGGACTAACGGCGAGATAGTGCTCGGCAATAAAGAATGGATGATTGGCGCCTCCGCAAGCGCGGGGCCGGCCTTCGAAGGTAGTGGGCTTAGTTGCGGCATGAAGGCGGTTTCCGGCGCGATCCAGAAGGTGGATATCGACGCCGGCCTGAACGTGCGGTGCGGTACCATAGGCGGCGTCAGGCCGCTCGGGATATGCGGCTCCGGTTATATAGATCTCTTGTGCCGGATGCTGAAACGCGGCATTATAGACAAGGCCGGCAGGATAAATAAGGTTATGAAGTCGGACAGGATTCGCCAGGGGAAAACAGTTACGGAATTTGTCGTTGCTTTTGCGTCGGAGACAGGTACGGGCAAGGACATAATAATAGATAATGACGATATCGAGAATATAAAGCGCTCCAAGGGGGCGATATACAGCGCCATAATGGCCCTGATGGCTAAAGTGGGTAAGGATATCAAGGATGTGAAGAAGATATTTATTGCAGGCGGATTCGGCAATTATCTTAATATCGAGAATGCTATAGCGATAGGGCTCTTACCGGATGTTCCCAGGGATGTTTACGATTTTGTTGGGAATTCGTCTCTGGCCGGGGCGAGGATGTCGCTCGTTTCATCCTCCGCATTCGCCGAGACGGACAAAATATACAGGAATATAACCTATATCGACCTGAGCGCCGAGCCGTCATACATGGATGAGTATGTCGCGTCGCTCTTTTTTCCGCACACAGATTTATGGAGGTTTCCATCAATACGGTCATAG
- the panB gene encoding 3-methyl-2-oxobutanoate hydroxymethyltransferase codes for MERRKIMITDLQNKKIEGKKITMLTAYDYPMARLVDEAGIDVILVGDSLGMVVLGYDSTVPVTMDEMIHHSKAVRRGTKYAFLVGDMPFMSYQVSKEEAVRNAGRFMKEALCDAVKLEGGDEVIDATIAIVNAGIPVLGHIGLTPQTISKLGGFKIQGKTAHDAKNLVDQAIKLERAGCFGIVLECVPELVGKLVAEKVRIPVIGIGAGKHCDGQVLVVNDMVGLFDRFVPKFVKQYVKLSHSILEGLKKYKEEVERGAFPAAEHTFTIKEEEIKKLKKI; via the coding sequence ATGGAACGCAGGAAGATAATGATAACAGATCTTCAAAATAAAAAAATCGAAGGTAAGAAGATAACGATGTTGACCGCTTACGACTATCCGATGGCGCGGCTTGTCGATGAGGCGGGTATCGATGTGATACTCGTCGGCGATTCGCTCGGCATGGTCGTGCTGGGGTACGATTCTACCGTACCCGTTACGATGGATGAGATGATACATCATTCGAAAGCGGTCAGGCGCGGTACGAAATACGCGTTTTTAGTCGGCGATATGCCGTTCATGTCTTATCAGGTCTCGAAGGAGGAGGCGGTCAGGAACGCGGGCCGTTTTATGAAAGAGGCGCTCTGCGATGCCGTAAAGCTCGAGGGTGGCGATGAAGTGATCGATGCTACTATAGCGATAGTAAATGCGGGTATCCCGGTGCTGGGGCACATAGGGCTCACGCCGCAGACGATATCGAAACTGGGCGGGTTTAAGATCCAGGGAAAGACAGCCCACGACGCCAAAAACCTCGTTGATCAGGCGATTAAACTTGAGAGGGCGGGGTGTTTCGGTATCGTCCTCGAATGCGTGCCGGAACTGGTGGGGAAATTGGTTGCGGAAAAAGTCAGGATACCGGTTATCGGCATAGGCGCCGGCAAACATTGCGACGGGCAGGTTCTTGTAGTGAACGACATGGTCGGGCTTTTTGACAGATTCGTTCCGAAGTTCGTAAAACAGTATGTAAAGCTCTCCCACTCGATCCTGGAAGGATTAAAGAAATACAAAGAAGAGGTAGAACGCGGCGCGTTCCCGGCCGCGGAGCACACGTTCACCATCAAAGAAGAAGAAATAAAAAAACTGAAAAAAATATAA
- a CDS encoding AAA family ATPase produces the protein MNGKGGTGKSTIAALLVKHIVAGRLGSVLAIDADPNSCLADNLGMTAPDTIVGTCETISKNLLKIPAGITKDRFIEMRVQEAVNEGSGFDLLVMGRPEGPGCYCYVNNLLRGIIEDITKGYDFVIIDNAAGMEHISRRTTAKMSKLLIVSDYSIPGIRSSARIYTLAKELGIKFDGAYLVVNKVSGPLAPLAAEIEKTGLDVAGSMPYDEEIVEWNVSNKAIFEFNSAAVEREIEEIFNKLIKEA, from the coding sequence GTGAACGGCAAAGGAGGCACGGGCAAATCGACCATAGCGGCGCTTTTAGTTAAGCATATTGTGGCCGGGCGCCTCGGTTCAGTCCTGGCGATAGACGCGGATCCGAATTCGTGCCTGGCCGATAATCTCGGAATGACCGCGCCGGATACGATAGTCGGAACATGCGAAACAATATCGAAGAACCTTTTAAAGATACCCGCGGGGATTACGAAAGACAGGTTTATAGAAATGCGCGTCCAGGAGGCGGTCAATGAAGGTAGCGGGTTTGATCTCCTGGTGATGGGTAGGCCCGAGGGGCCCGGATGTTACTGTTACGTTAATAACCTTTTGCGCGGGATAATAGAAGACATCACAAAAGGTTACGATTTTGTGATAATAGATAATGCCGCGGGTATGGAACATATTTCCCGCCGGACGACGGCTAAGATGAGCAAACTCCTCATTGTAAGCGATTACTCGATACCGGGCATTCGCTCATCCGCGCGCATATATACGCTTGCCAAAGAGCTCGGTATAAAATTCGACGGCGCATATCTCGTGGTCAATAAAGTCTCCGGGCCGCTCGCGCCGCTCGCCGCTGAGATAGAGAAGACGGGTTTAGACGTCGCGGGCAGTATGCCTTACGACGAGGAGATAGTTGAGTGGAATGTCTCAAATAAGGCAATATTTGAGTTTAATAGCGCGGCGGTAGAAAGAGAGATCGAAGAGATATTTAACAAATTAATAAAAGAGGCATGA
- a CDS encoding dihydropteroate synthase produces MIVIGELINGMYKDVGKAIANRETDVIQHLATDQVNSGASVLDVNTGPYSKNPKDDMKWLIEVIQAVVRVPLALDSTKADVIEEGLKLVSKRAIINSTSADEAKMESIFGLAKKYNTQVIGLAMDKTGVPNSKDKRLELAAAIVAKAMEFGINTEDLFLDPIVLPVNVAQAQGREVLESIREFRLLCDPPPNTTIGLSNVSQGTKFRPLVNRTFLIMAIANGLTSAILDPLDKELMDAMITAELVLNKAIYCDSFLGAYRKK; encoded by the coding sequence GTGATAGTGATAGGTGAGCTCATAAACGGGATGTATAAAGATGTGGGTAAGGCGATAGCTAATAGAGAGACTGATGTTATCCAGCATCTGGCTACAGATCAGGTGAACTCCGGCGCTTCTGTGCTTGACGTGAATACAGGCCCGTATTCGAAAAATCCAAAGGACGACATGAAGTGGCTCATCGAGGTCATTCAGGCTGTTGTCCGGGTACCGCTCGCGCTCGACTCCACGAAGGCGGACGTTATCGAGGAGGGTTTGAAACTTGTCTCGAAACGCGCGATAATAAATTCGACGAGCGCGGATGAGGCGAAGATGGAATCTATATTCGGCCTCGCGAAAAAATATAATACGCAAGTGATAGGGCTCGCTATGGACAAAACCGGCGTCCCGAATTCGAAAGATAAGAGGCTGGAGCTTGCGGCGGCGATAGTGGCGAAGGCGATGGAGTTCGGTATTAACACCGAGGACTTATTTCTCGACCCGATAGTCCTGCCGGTAAACGTTGCGCAGGCGCAGGGCCGCGAAGTCCTTGAGTCAATACGGGAGTTCCGCCTCCTGTGCGATCCGCCGCCGAATACGACGATAGGACTGTCGAATGTGTCGCAGGGCACGAAGTTCCGTCCGCTCGTCAACCGGACGTTCCTCATTATGGCGATAGCGAACGGGCTTACCTCCGCGATACTCGATCCGCTTGATAAGGAATTGATGGATGCAATGATCACGGCTGAACTCGTCCTGAATAAGGCGATATATTGCGATTCGTTTTTGGGCGCATACAGAAAAAAATAG
- a CDS encoding 2-dehydropantoate 2-reductase, translated as MKIAIVGPGALGCLIAGHVKNKTKEDVWLCDNSKERAMRIKDSGIKIEGLSGSHQVRVNITSDPKEIGICDFVLICVKSYSTEDACKDIKEMVGEKTFVVTLQNGIGNVQILNDYFGPERVIAGITNHGATLISDGRVRHAGKGETIIGKADGKLSGSLRSLQEVLNKAGFETKISKDIDSVIWGKLIINVGINALTAVTRLNNGRVTEYEEARSILRGAVQEAAKVVKRKRIKLAYDDPIQKVESVCKATFANCSSMLQDVLNKKRTEIDFINGAVVRQGKALGIATPVNEVLTNLVKTIEASYDKSLAGGGTGGKVL; from the coding sequence ATGAAGATAGCGATCGTAGGGCCGGGCGCCCTGGGATGTCTTATAGCCGGTCACGTAAAGAATAAAACTAAAGAAGACGTCTGGTTATGTGATAATTCCAAAGAGCGCGCCATGCGCATAAAGGACAGCGGTATTAAAATAGAGGGTTTAAGCGGCAGTCACCAGGTGCGGGTGAATATTACATCCGATCCGAAAGAGATAGGCATATGCGATTTTGTTTTAATATGCGTGAAGAGTTATTCGACGGAAGACGCCTGCAAGGATATTAAAGAGATGGTCGGTGAGAAGACATTCGTCGTGACCTTGCAGAACGGTATAGGTAATGTCCAGATACTAAACGATTATTTCGGGCCCGAGAGAGTGATAGCCGGAATAACCAATCACGGCGCGACCTTAATATCCGACGGACGTGTCAGGCACGCCGGCAAAGGAGAGACGATCATAGGTAAGGCGGATGGTAAGCTGTCGGGAAGTTTGCGCAGTCTGCAGGAGGTTCTGAATAAGGCAGGTTTTGAGACGAAGATATCGAAAGATATCGATTCGGTGATATGGGGCAAGCTTATAATAAACGTAGGGATAAACGCGCTCACCGCGGTAACGCGCTTGAATAACGGCCGGGTGACGGAATATGAAGAGGCGCGTTCCATCCTGCGCGGCGCTGTGCAGGAAGCGGCGAAGGTCGTAAAGCGCAAGCGGATAAAACTCGCATACGACGATCCGATACAGAAGGTGGAATCGGTTTGCAAGGCTACGTTCGCTAATTGCTCGAGCATGTTGCAGGATGTATTGAATAAAAAGAGGACGGAGATCGATTTTATAAACGGGGCGGTGGTCAGACAGGGCAAGGCGCTCGGCATAGCCACTCCGGTAAATGAAGTATTGACGAATTTAGTGAAGACGATAGAGGCCAGTTATGATAAGTCGTTGGCCGGCGGTGGTACGGGCGGTAAGGTTTTATAA
- the acsC gene encoding acetyl-CoA decarbonylase/synthase complex subunit gamma: MALSGLDIYKLLPKTNCKDCGFATCLAFAMALAQKKASLAKCPHVTQDARAALESAAQPPIRLVTIGVGARKIEIGNETVMYRHEQKFYHPAAVGFLIEDTALPADIDKKIEEIKALVFERVGQVISANLICVRNSSKNKETFALVVKKVSMSGGLPLALETSEPAAAIEALAQIRDARPLLIASDALRTAEFAKIAKDSQCPLAVTCTGLDDAAQLTDIARKAGVEEIVISMKNSSFSGKIQDFTYARRAALKKSIRALGYPVLAFTDEPSAEMELAEAISYVLKYAGIVIMKNTAKEFVFPLLVARQDVYQDPQKPVQVEPKIYEIGKVTKDSPVVVTTNFSITYFTVAGEVESSKVPAYIICCDSEGMSVLTAWAAEKFTAESIADVLKKSGIEGIVSHKKVIIPGYVSVLSGKLEEVSGWKVSVGPREASGIPNYLRNWK, encoded by the coding sequence ATGGCGTTGTCAGGACTGGATATATATAAACTTTTACCAAAAACCAATTGCAAGGATTGTGGTTTCGCGACATGCCTGGCGTTTGCCATGGCGCTCGCCCAGAAGAAGGCTTCGCTCGCAAAATGCCCGCATGTTACGCAGGACGCGCGCGCGGCTCTCGAGAGCGCCGCCCAACCGCCGATCAGGCTCGTTACGATAGGCGTTGGCGCGCGAAAGATCGAGATAGGCAACGAGACGGTGATGTACAGGCATGAGCAGAAGTTTTACCATCCTGCGGCGGTCGGATTTCTTATAGAGGATACGGCCTTACCCGCCGATATCGATAAAAAGATCGAGGAGATAAAAGCTCTCGTATTCGAAAGGGTCGGCCAGGTAATATCGGCCAATCTAATATGCGTGAGAAACTCCTCGAAAAACAAAGAAACTTTTGCGCTTGTGGTTAAAAAGGTTTCTATGTCCGGTGGCTTACCCCTGGCTTTGGAGACGTCCGAACCTGCCGCGGCGATAGAGGCGCTCGCCCAGATCAGGGACGCCAGGCCGCTTCTTATCGCGTCCGATGCGCTTCGTACGGCGGAATTTGCGAAGATTGCCAAAGATAGTCAATGCCCTCTGGCGGTTACATGTACGGGCCTGGATGACGCGGCGCAATTGACGGATATCGCGCGGAAGGCGGGCGTCGAAGAGATAGTTATTTCTATGAAGAATAGTAGCTTTTCCGGTAAAATACAGGATTTCACTTACGCCCGCAGAGCGGCGCTTAAGAAGAGTATCCGCGCGCTCGGGTATCCTGTACTTGCGTTTACCGATGAGCCTTCGGCCGAGATGGAGCTGGCCGAGGCGATATCGTACGTTTTGAAGTATGCCGGCATCGTTATAATGAAGAATACCGCGAAAGAGTTTGTATTTCCTCTTCTTGTAGCCCGACAGGACGTTTATCAGGATCCGCAGAAGCCGGTGCAGGTGGAGCCGAAGATATACGAGATAGGCAAGGTCACGAAAGATTCCCCAGTTGTCGTAACGACGAATTTCTCGATAACTTATTTTACCGTTGCGGGGGAGGTAGAGTCGAGCAAGGTGCCTGCGTACATAATATGCTGTGATTCGGAGGGGATGTCGGTTCTGACCGCGTGGGCGGCGGAGAAGTTCACCGCGGAGAGCATTGCCGATGTTCTCAAAAAAAGCGGTATCGAAGGAATAGTCTCGCATAAAAAAGTTATTATACCCGGATACGTCTCGGTATTAAGCGGAAAACTCGAAGAAGTTTCGGGGTGGAAAGTTTCGGTGGGCCCGAGGGAAGCGTCCGGGATACCGAATTATCTGAGGAACTGGAAATAA
- a CDS encoding DMT family protein: protein MNKVIITTAMLVCSNIFMTFAWYGHLKNYNDKPWIVAAIISWGIALFEYLLQVPANRIGHQVMNLGQLKILQEVITLSIFVPFSILYMKEGFKKDYIWAAIFIVAAVFFMFRGILTKS from the coding sequence ATGAACAAGGTTATTATTACAACGGCGATGCTGGTTTGCAGTAATATATTTATGACGTTTGCGTGGTACGGCCATCTGAAAAATTACAATGATAAACCGTGGATCGTTGCGGCCATTATAAGCTGGGGCATCGCGCTCTTTGAATATCTTTTACAGGTTCCGGCGAACAGGATAGGCCATCAGGTGATGAATCTGGGACAGCTGAAGATACTCCAGGAGGTAATAACCCTATCCATCTTTGTACCCTTCTCGATACTTTATATGAAAGAAGGGTTTAAAAAAGATTATATATGGGCGGCGATTTTTATCGTCGCGGCTGTGTTTTTTATGTTTCGCGGAATATTAACAAAGAGCTAA
- a CDS encoding acetyl-CoA decarbonylase/synthase complex subunit delta gives MDFIKEKYSNPINTVVIGDGANIIKIGGESTMPFLFDEGTMPNAPVVALEIWDCEPADWPDQLKASYGDCIKDPVKWAEKAVKDFGAKALSLRLQSAHPDWGKKDAGHIASLVKTIAKKAAVPLIITGCGDDEIDNDLLPKVSQAVKGLNCLFGIATQNNYKTLAATCLADGHSIIAESPIDINIAKQVNILITDMGFDPSRIVMHPTTTSLGYGMEYVYSIMERARLAAFMGDRMLAMPFILFVGSEAWKTKEAKESTVGQGINWELATAVPMLQAGADMLVMRHPDAAKAIAVYIARAMNERGQP, from the coding sequence ATGGACTTCATTAAAGAAAAGTATTCCAATCCCATCAATACCGTAGTGATAGGCGACGGCGCGAACATTATCAAGATAGGCGGCGAATCGACGATGCCGTTTTTATTCGATGAGGGTACCATGCCGAACGCGCCGGTAGTGGCGCTGGAGATATGGGATTGCGAACCTGCCGATTGGCCGGACCAGCTTAAAGCCTCATATGGCGATTGCATAAAAGATCCGGTTAAATGGGCGGAAAAGGCCGTAAAAGATTTTGGCGCTAAGGCGCTTTCTTTGCGTTTGCAGAGCGCCCATCCGGATTGGGGGAAGAAGGACGCGGGCCATATCGCTTCTTTGGTAAAAACGATAGCAAAGAAAGCGGCCGTTCCGCTCATAATCACCGGTTGCGGCGACGATGAGATCGATAACGACCTTTTGCCTAAAGTAAGCCAGGCGGTAAAAGGATTGAACTGCCTATTTGGGATCGCGACGCAGAATAATTACAAAACGCTCGCCGCCACGTGCCTGGCGGACGGGCATTCGATAATAGCCGAATCGCCAATCGATATAAATATCGCCAAGCAGGTTAATATACTTATAACCGATATGGGATTTGACCCGTCCAGGATCGTGATGCATCCGACCACGACATCTTTAGGTTACGGCATGGAATACGTATATTCGATAATGGAGCGCGCCCGCCTTGCCGCTTTTATGGGCGACAGAATGCTGGCAATGCCGTTCATACTTTTTGTGGGAAGCGAAGCCTGGAAGACGAAAGAGGCGAAGGAATCGACGGTGGGCCAGGGGATCAACTGGGAGCTGGCTACGGCGGTTCCGATGCTGCAGGCCGGTGCCGATATGCTGGTGATGCGCCATCCGGACGCCGCTAAGGCTATAGCCGTGTACATAGCGCGCGCCATGAATGAAAGGGGTCAACCGTGA
- a CDS encoding dihydropteroate synthase encodes MLMIIGERINSTKEKIKEAIKARDAAFIASEARAQVDAGADYVDVNCAVTAGNELQDMDWVISVVQSEVQDAGICIDSPNYLAIETALKAHRSNGPVMINSISGDEARIKSILPLAIKYDARLIALTMDAKGMPHTVRERYEAAAKIYERVKREGFNIDNLYFDPLIRPIATEPDQAVEFLSSIPLIKELGAKTICGLSNVSYGLPNRRLVNATFLSMAIYAGLDAAILDPLDKHVISGIRASQALACKDEYCAEYIRAFREGKLI; translated from the coding sequence ATGTTGATGATAATAGGTGAACGTATAAATTCCACGAAAGAAAAAATTAAGGAAGCGATAAAAGCCAGGGATGCCGCATTTATCGCTTCCGAAGCGCGCGCGCAGGTCGACGCCGGAGCCGATTATGTCGACGTCAATTGCGCGGTGACTGCCGGCAACGAACTGCAGGATATGGACTGGGTTATAAGCGTCGTGCAGAGCGAAGTGCAGGATGCGGGTATCTGCATCGACAGCCCCAACTATCTTGCGATCGAGACGGCCTTGAAGGCGCATCGGTCAAATGGGCCGGTTATGATCAATTCCATAAGCGGCGACGAGGCGAGGATAAAGTCGATATTACCGCTCGCGATAAAATACGATGCCAGGCTCATAGCTCTTACGATGGACGCTAAAGGCATGCCGCATACCGTCCGGGAAAGATATGAGGCGGCCGCGAAGATATATGAACGCGTCAAACGCGAAGGGTTTAATATCGATAATCTGTATTTCGATCCTCTTATAAGGCCGATAGCCACAGAGCCGGATCAGGCGGTCGAGTTTTTAAGTTCGATACCGCTCATAAAAGAGTTGGGCGCGAAGACGATATGCGGGCTGTCGAACGTCTCCTACGGACTGCCGAACAGGCGGCTGGTCAACGCGACGTTCTTATCCATGGCGATATATGCGGGCCTTGATGCCGCGATCCTCGATCCGCTCGATAAACATGTTATATCCGGCATACGCGCATCACAGGCTCTCGCGTGTAAAGACGAGTACTGCGCCGAATATATCAGGGCCTTCAGGGAAGGTAAACTCATATAA
- a CDS encoding PspC domain-containing protein → MKKLYLSDTNKKIGGVCGGLGEYFDLDPTLIRVIFILIALLSFGLGVIGYILIWMIIPRKPKGV, encoded by the coding sequence ATGAAGAAACTATATTTGTCGGACACGAATAAGAAGATCGGCGGGGTATGCGGAGGGCTCGGAGAATATTTCGATCTCGACCCGACGCTCATCAGAGTGATCTTTATACTGATCGCCCTTTTGTCGTTCGGCCTCGGCGTTATAGGGTATATCCTCATATGGATGATTATCCCGCGCAAGCCTAAGGGTGTATAA